The following proteins are co-located in the Acidicapsa acidisoli genome:
- the hemB gene encoding porphobilinogen synthase: MDFPLIRMRRTRRTEALRSLVRETRLEPGQLIYPLFICSGEGVRKEISSMPGVFNLSVDEAVKEAEEAAQLGLGGLLLFGLPESKDEQGTGAWDDHGIVQQGLRALKANAASKRLVLIADVCLCEYTSHGHCGMVVETADGYDVENDASVDILGRTAASLAKAGADVVAPSDMMDGRVAEIRRALDDEELEQTPILSYASKFASAFYGPFREAADSAPQFGDRRSYQMDGANVREAMREIELDLGEGADMILMKPAMPYLDVIRAARDRFEVPMGAYQVSGEYSMLQAAFAKGWLEPERAMLESLIGIRRAGADFIVTYFAKDAAKVL, translated from the coding sequence ATGGATTTTCCTTTGATTCGCATGCGCCGGACACGCAGGACAGAGGCGCTTCGCTCGCTGGTGCGAGAGACACGCCTGGAGCCTGGACAACTTATCTATCCGCTGTTTATCTGCTCCGGTGAGGGCGTGCGGAAAGAGATTAGTTCGATGCCGGGTGTCTTTAATCTGAGCGTCGACGAGGCGGTGAAAGAAGCGGAAGAGGCTGCGCAGCTTGGGCTGGGCGGCCTCTTGTTGTTTGGGCTGCCGGAGAGCAAGGACGAGCAGGGGACGGGCGCGTGGGACGATCATGGGATCGTGCAGCAGGGGCTAAGGGCCTTGAAGGCCAATGCCGCTTCAAAGAGGCTGGTGCTGATCGCCGATGTCTGCCTTTGCGAGTACACCAGCCATGGGCATTGCGGCATGGTTGTCGAAACGGCGGACGGCTATGACGTTGAGAACGATGCCTCTGTGGATATTCTGGGGCGGACGGCGGCGAGCCTGGCGAAGGCTGGCGCGGATGTGGTCGCTCCCAGCGACATGATGGATGGCCGCGTGGCGGAGATTCGACGCGCGCTGGACGATGAGGAACTGGAGCAGACGCCGATTTTGAGCTATGCCTCGAAGTTTGCTTCGGCGTTTTATGGACCGTTTCGTGAGGCTGCCGACTCAGCGCCCCAGTTTGGCGACCGGCGCAGCTACCAGATGGATGGCGCGAATGTGCGCGAGGCGATGCGCGAGATTGAGTTGGACCTCGGCGAAGGCGCGGATATGATCCTGATGAAGCCGGCAATGCCGTATCTGGATGTAATTCGCGCGGCACGGGACCGGTTTGAGGTGCCGATGGGCGCGTATCAGGTTTCCGGCGAGTATTCGATGCTGCAAGCGGCGTTTGCGAAGGGCTGGCTGGAACCGGAACGGGCGATGCTGGAGTCGC
- a CDS encoding glycoside hydrolase family protein, giving the protein MDLALTKQWITHWESTRLQSYDDATGTPLNPGDTPKGNPTIGVGFNLVAAGAQATIEALGLDFNAVLTGAVNITPDQVDQLLTITINSAIAGATKLVPIFDNLPDIPQMVLTDLVFNMGEPRFAQFVNTLKFINAQDWTNAANNLQQSLWFNQVGRRGRGDVAVLSGTSTPQQILAT; this is encoded by the coding sequence ATGGACCTCGCCCTGACCAAGCAGTGGATCACACACTGGGAATCAACCCGGCTCCAGTCCTACGACGACGCCACGGGCACGCCACTCAACCCCGGCGACACGCCCAAAGGCAACCCAACCATCGGCGTCGGCTTCAACCTCGTAGCAGCAGGCGCGCAAGCGACCATCGAAGCGTTGGGCCTCGACTTCAACGCCGTTCTCACCGGCGCAGTCAACATTACACCTGACCAGGTCGACCAACTGCTCACCATCACCATCAACAGCGCTATCGCCGGGGCCACCAAGCTCGTCCCCATCTTCGACAACCTCCCGGACATCCCGCAGATGGTCCTCACCGATCTGGTCTTCAACATGGGCGAGCCCAGGTTTGCGCAATTCGTCAACACCCTGAAGTTCATCAACGCCCAGGACTGGACCAACGCGGCTAATAACCTCCAGCAGTCCCTCTGGTTCAATCAGGTAGGCCGCCGAGGCCGCGGCGACGTAGCCGTCCTGAGCGGCACCTCAACACCGCAGCAAATACTTGCCACCTAG
- a CDS encoding endonuclease MutS2 translates to MSSAAFIPETKALLDPIPAPVTHLDATALEWQPLLALVAGYSVSRVGRESISSLTPSTNQPWIDRQHQLVGEVRTLLSTGVTIPLGGLLDPTQLAAKSQIPEAALEPDELQSIARLANDVAAWQSLLRNPPASAATVIPGLQDISAALTQNLSPLAESIQRKLLPDGTLADDASPELSRIRNEQQRQQRVIEESLRAALRRLSADNQTQDDLITIRGDRFVIPVKAEQKRRVSGVVHGASSSGQTVYVEPLETIEQNNELVRLLEEEQAEIHRIFVALTRLVGAYAESLVAGARVLALVDSLQARARFSIDYDCTRPIFSTELFRLESARHPLLEKRLRTSGGRIVPFTLQLESAARQLIISGPNTGGKTVTLKTTALCALMAQSGIPVPAAAATLPVFDAFLADIGDAQSIEQALSTFSAHIVNLDRISHLASPSALILLDELGSATDPDEGSALAVAVAAYFLNSRAWSLISTHHTSLKVYAANTPGVLNAAAGVDETTLIPNYQLRLGIPGASAGIQTAERLGLNAAIVASARERLGTQHADIGRFLENLHRQLTDLEADRKAARAEQYALNQERARLAREGDVELKKRTRELEQKLGSLLKDFEFQMRQTVNAIEDRAGQLKLSKESERRIQRLRRDFEEQFNSTVVAHKHGADQGDPNAQPHLVKHISIGDQIRIKSMNKIATIAREVEKDLYEVALGALKMRIKRDDIAEVVAPAGKPLVSEKPLDAVARQKGVRVTVTSSGSDDMKSEINLIGRTVDEATNDLEKYLDQAFLAGLPRVRVIHGTGMGILRRALREYLRTHPHVASIQEPTHQEGGAGATVVELRQ, encoded by the coding sequence ATGTCGTCTGCCGCTTTCATCCCGGAAACCAAAGCCTTACTCGACCCCATCCCCGCCCCGGTCACCCACCTCGACGCCACGGCCCTGGAGTGGCAACCTCTTCTCGCCCTGGTAGCTGGCTATTCGGTTTCTCGCGTAGGCCGCGAGTCTATCTCCAGCCTCACTCCCTCCACCAACCAGCCATGGATCGACCGGCAGCATCAACTCGTCGGCGAAGTACGCACGCTCCTCAGCACCGGCGTCACCATTCCGCTCGGTGGCCTCTTAGACCCCACACAGCTCGCCGCCAAATCCCAGATCCCCGAAGCGGCCCTGGAGCCCGACGAACTCCAGTCCATCGCCCGCCTCGCCAACGACGTCGCCGCCTGGCAATCCCTGCTCCGCAACCCGCCCGCCTCCGCCGCGACCGTAATACCCGGCCTGCAAGATATCTCCGCCGCGCTCACCCAAAACCTCAGCCCCCTCGCCGAGTCGATCCAGCGCAAGCTCCTCCCCGACGGCACCCTCGCCGACGACGCCAGCCCCGAGCTGTCCCGCATCCGCAACGAACAGCAGCGCCAGCAGCGCGTCATTGAAGAGAGCCTGCGCGCCGCCCTGCGCCGCCTCTCCGCAGACAACCAGACCCAGGACGACCTCATCACCATCCGCGGCGACCGCTTCGTCATCCCCGTCAAAGCCGAACAGAAGCGCCGCGTCTCCGGCGTCGTCCACGGCGCAAGCTCCTCCGGGCAAACCGTCTACGTCGAACCGCTCGAAACCATCGAACAGAACAACGAACTCGTTCGCCTCCTCGAAGAAGAACAAGCCGAAATCCACCGCATTTTTGTAGCGTTGACGCGCCTCGTCGGCGCCTACGCCGAGTCGCTCGTCGCTGGCGCGCGCGTCCTCGCTCTCGTCGATTCACTCCAGGCCCGCGCCCGCTTCAGCATCGACTACGACTGCACCCGCCCCATCTTCTCTACTGAACTATTCCGCCTCGAATCCGCCCGCCATCCGCTCCTCGAAAAGCGCCTGCGCACCAGCGGCGGACGCATCGTCCCCTTTACCCTCCAGCTCGAATCCGCAGCCCGCCAGCTCATCATCAGCGGCCCCAACACCGGCGGCAAAACCGTCACCCTCAAGACCACCGCTCTCTGCGCCCTCATGGCCCAGTCCGGAATCCCAGTCCCCGCCGCAGCCGCGACCCTGCCCGTCTTCGACGCCTTCCTGGCCGACATCGGCGACGCCCAATCCATCGAACAGGCGCTCAGCACCTTCAGCGCTCACATCGTCAATCTCGACCGCATCTCGCACCTCGCCAGCCCATCGGCGCTCATCCTGCTCGACGAACTCGGCTCCGCCACCGACCCCGACGAAGGGTCCGCTCTCGCCGTCGCCGTCGCTGCCTACTTCCTCAATTCCCGCGCGTGGTCGCTTATCAGCACCCACCACACCAGCCTCAAGGTCTACGCTGCCAACACCCCAGGCGTCCTCAACGCCGCCGCAGGCGTGGACGAAACCACCCTCATCCCCAACTACCAGCTCCGCCTCGGCATCCCCGGAGCCAGCGCAGGCATCCAGACCGCCGAGCGCCTCGGCCTAAACGCCGCCATCGTAGCCTCAGCCCGCGAACGCCTCGGCACCCAACATGCCGACATAGGCCGATTTCTCGAAAACCTGCACCGCCAGCTCACCGATCTTGAAGCCGACCGCAAAGCCGCTCGCGCCGAGCAGTACGCCCTCAATCAGGAGCGCGCCCGCCTCGCCCGCGAAGGCGACGTCGAACTCAAAAAGCGCACTCGCGAACTCGAACAGAAGCTCGGCTCGCTCCTCAAAGACTTCGAATTCCAAATGCGCCAGACCGTCAACGCCATCGAAGACCGCGCCGGGCAGCTCAAGCTCTCCAAAGAATCCGAGCGCCGCATCCAGCGCCTGCGCCGCGACTTCGAAGAGCAGTTCAACTCCACCGTCGTAGCCCACAAGCACGGCGCAGACCAGGGCGACCCCAACGCCCAGCCGCACCTCGTCAAACACATCTCCATCGGCGACCAGATCCGCATCAAGAGCATGAACAAGATCGCCACCATCGCCCGCGAAGTCGAAAAGGACCTCTACGAAGTAGCCCTCGGCGCACTCAAAATGCGCATCAAGCGCGACGACATCGCCGAAGTAGTCGCCCCCGCAGGCAAGCCGCTCGTATCCGAAAAGCCGCTCGACGCCGTAGCCCGTCAGAAGGGCGTCCGCGTCACCGTAACCAGCAGCGGCTCAGACGATATGAAGTCCGAAATCAACCTCATCGGCCGCACCGTCGACGAAGCCACCAACGACCTCGAAAAATACTTAGATCAAGCATTCCTAGCGGGCCTTCCCAGAGTCCGAGTCATTCACGGCACCGGCATGGGCATCCTGCGCCGCGCCCTCCGCGAATACCTCCGCACCCACCCCCACGTAGCCAGCATCCAGGAACCCACCCACCAGGAAGGCGGCGCCGGCGCGACGGTAGTAGAACTTCGTCAGTAA
- a CDS encoding BrnT family toxin produces MPNSLQNSDSIFDWDDANIGHIADHEVTPEEAEQVLLGDPLEVNFDPDRNGEERWTYLGETERGRILTVIITLRSEKMRVVTAFDAESRDKLLYLKTKAGWNDGSENP; encoded by the coding sequence ATGCCCAATTCTCTTCAGAATTCAGACTCAATTTTTGACTGGGACGACGCAAACATCGGCCACATCGCCGACCATGAAGTAACTCCGGAAGAAGCCGAGCAGGTTCTTCTCGGCGATCCGCTGGAGGTCAACTTCGATCCAGATAGGAACGGCGAAGAGCGTTGGACCTACCTCGGTGAAACAGAGCGCGGACGCATCCTAACGGTGATCATCACACTACGCAGTGAGAAGATGCGAGTCGTCACCGCCTTCGACGCCGAGAGCCGCGACAAACTGCTCTACCTGAAAACGAAGGCAGGATGGAATGACGGATCTGAAAATCCCTAA
- a CDS encoding patatin-like phospholipase domain-containing protein, with protein MSDAKTTEAVLGELPDESYCRRLAELLFPDEVWIEGKPYTKAALETALAKEENKELLQRLVQLCFLQSGSVVDDSVETKARLVKEVVDKQFPTELRFGEIYFRDDPAGTQNWKSRKVKLYEALLKDPKLQQFVGARRYYMPSKWLVEQERIARRRGKWDGDIYEEVAREGLTGVCFSGGGIRSATFNLGVAQGLAQLGMLPYIDYLSSVSGGGYIHEFLAGWILRNGNRRSVVRELIPQAEPGCLPRSPEPIQWLKRYASYLTPSRGLFGADMWTMFAIWMRNSILNQIPILASFGVGLFLVHFLVPRAVSEDLSLAGWRGSSALWWISGLAALIFAVVSLVKLSKNLLLHEERAAAKEGDSAKKLLANGDVVKWIILPWLSGAVWLSYWVSVHPGLESGLFWIPILVACVLTLVLTQIVIFAGRAPAAHAHYHEAGSSGAAGFWFAMAGLFATAVACAVGWGCVRAVVEFGCLMASRIGMVGGTAETARQVLKFAVSGVATDFHASLEGSLNGAGTAMGGVLLDPWRIQLTLLPALLLSVPYVAIELTLGLVGRDYRDMQREWLARLRAWSLLYALLWAGVVGVTLLGPYVGYWVGTFGPTGKWSAVIGFVVAHLTTVLGGASGKSDGKPTDKGILGYKPMDLVALIAAPFAMVSLLLVLSFGASMGVDALTHALELCPLNFNSKGMAFFAADAMCLIAAALIAWLFGRRVDINEFSMHTFYRNRLSRCYLGAVVPGRRQPDPFTGFDGRGLAEYEGRVQTLPPFVTELLPANYLRSSTTGEMGRYEGPFPIFCATLNLTTGEDMATQERKGTSFAFTPMYSGYSVGWTDGVNENVSFNGYVPTDFYAYPKDKGQQRGGIHVDSAVAISGAAANPNMGYNTNPALAFLMTLFNVRLGWWISNPRRKDMWAAGKGRATPKFALLSLFQELFGAVGDDAAYVNLSDGGHFENMGLYELVRRRCRFIVVCDAEEDADMSFGGMGMAITKCRADFGAEIDLDLRPLRIDPETGYSKTHCVVGTIRYPPPWASVVDTPDKRTGCGCLDDDETDLFTGVIVYMKSSLVGDEPPDLLAYQLKSPTFPQDSTANQWFTESKFEAYRRLGHHVAMTTIKPALPPTETEVGDRAQIETLFERMYAIWYPRTPEMEKYLGDHMKLYEAILKELRERKELVGLEAALTDPRPVTEAALVGWIAPGVDLQSRLYPGQFASSLLDFMYTVYTDLLLAFPDNRVSPHAEWWICLFRRWCRVTLVRDAWTRHAPMYSVEFRLFARRELGLPPVAGVIE; from the coding sequence ATGAGCGATGCGAAGACCACGGAAGCGGTGCTGGGAGAGTTGCCGGACGAGTCGTATTGCCGGCGACTAGCCGAGCTTCTGTTTCCCGATGAGGTGTGGATCGAGGGAAAGCCCTATACCAAAGCCGCACTCGAGACTGCGCTCGCGAAGGAGGAGAACAAAGAACTGTTGCAGCGGCTCGTTCAACTCTGTTTTCTGCAGAGTGGGAGTGTTGTCGATGACTCGGTGGAGACGAAGGCTCGCCTAGTGAAGGAGGTGGTGGACAAGCAGTTCCCGACGGAGCTGCGCTTTGGGGAGATCTATTTTCGGGACGATCCCGCAGGCACGCAGAATTGGAAGAGCAGGAAAGTGAAGCTTTATGAGGCGCTGCTGAAGGATCCGAAGCTGCAACAGTTTGTGGGGGCGCGGCGGTATTACATGCCGAGCAAGTGGCTGGTGGAGCAGGAGAGAATCGCGCGTCGCCGGGGCAAGTGGGACGGGGATATTTATGAGGAAGTGGCGCGGGAGGGTCTGACCGGAGTTTGCTTTTCCGGAGGCGGGATTCGAAGCGCGACCTTCAATCTGGGAGTAGCGCAGGGGTTGGCGCAGCTTGGGATGCTGCCGTATATCGACTACCTCTCTTCGGTTTCCGGAGGGGGATATATACACGAGTTTCTGGCGGGATGGATTCTGCGCAACGGCAATAGGCGATCGGTGGTGCGGGAACTGATTCCGCAGGCGGAGCCGGGATGCCTGCCGCGATCTCCTGAACCGATCCAATGGCTGAAGCGATACGCAAGTTACCTGACGCCGTCGCGTGGGCTCTTTGGGGCGGATATGTGGACGATGTTTGCGATCTGGATGCGCAACTCGATCCTGAACCAGATTCCGATTCTGGCGAGCTTTGGAGTTGGATTGTTCCTCGTGCATTTCCTTGTGCCCCGTGCGGTCTCGGAAGACCTGTCTCTGGCCGGTTGGAGGGGAAGCTCGGCGTTGTGGTGGATTTCGGGTCTGGCCGCGCTGATTTTTGCCGTCGTGTCTCTGGTGAAGCTCTCGAAAAACCTTTTGCTGCACGAAGAGAGAGCTGCTGCGAAGGAAGGCGATTCCGCAAAGAAGCTGCTTGCGAATGGCGACGTGGTGAAGTGGATCATCTTGCCGTGGCTGAGCGGCGCGGTTTGGCTGAGTTACTGGGTTTCGGTTCATCCCGGGTTGGAATCGGGATTATTTTGGATTCCGATTCTGGTGGCATGTGTTCTGACGTTGGTGCTCACGCAGATTGTGATCTTCGCGGGCCGGGCTCCTGCGGCGCATGCGCATTATCACGAAGCTGGGAGCAGTGGGGCCGCGGGATTCTGGTTTGCGATGGCTGGATTGTTTGCGACTGCGGTCGCGTGCGCCGTCGGGTGGGGCTGTGTGCGGGCTGTCGTGGAGTTTGGATGCTTGATGGCTTCCAGAATTGGCATGGTCGGGGGGACGGCAGAGACGGCCCGGCAGGTGTTGAAATTCGCTGTGAGCGGTGTTGCAACGGATTTTCACGCGAGCCTGGAGGGTTCGCTGAATGGAGCGGGCACTGCGATGGGTGGAGTGCTGTTGGATCCCTGGCGAATTCAACTGACGCTGCTGCCTGCGTTGCTGTTGAGCGTGCCCTATGTCGCGATTGAGTTGACGCTGGGGCTGGTTGGGAGAGATTACCGGGATATGCAGCGCGAGTGGCTGGCGCGTTTGCGGGCCTGGTCGCTGTTGTATGCGTTGCTATGGGCTGGTGTGGTGGGGGTGACGCTTCTTGGGCCGTATGTGGGGTATTGGGTTGGCACATTCGGTCCTACGGGTAAGTGGAGTGCAGTGATCGGGTTTGTTGTGGCGCATCTGACGACTGTTCTTGGCGGGGCAAGCGGGAAGAGCGATGGCAAGCCGACGGACAAGGGCATTCTGGGATACAAGCCGATGGATCTGGTGGCGCTGATTGCGGCTCCGTTTGCGATGGTGAGTCTGCTGCTGGTGTTGTCGTTTGGGGCGTCGATGGGTGTGGATGCGCTGACGCATGCCCTGGAGCTATGCCCGCTAAACTTCAATTCGAAGGGGATGGCATTTTTTGCGGCGGACGCGATGTGTCTGATTGCGGCGGCGCTGATCGCGTGGCTCTTTGGAAGGCGCGTGGATATCAACGAGTTTTCGATGCACACGTTTTACAGGAACCGGCTGTCGCGGTGTTATCTCGGCGCTGTGGTTCCGGGAAGGCGGCAGCCGGACCCGTTTACGGGCTTTGATGGGCGGGGATTGGCTGAGTACGAGGGAAGGGTTCAAACGCTGCCTCCGTTTGTCACCGAGTTGTTGCCGGCGAATTACTTGCGATCTTCGACAACGGGCGAGATGGGCAGGTATGAGGGGCCGTTTCCGATCTTTTGCGCGACTCTGAATCTGACGACCGGGGAAGATATGGCGACGCAGGAGCGGAAGGGGACGAGCTTTGCCTTTACGCCGATGTACTCCGGTTACAGCGTGGGATGGACGGATGGCGTAAACGAGAATGTAAGTTTCAACGGGTATGTTCCTACGGACTTCTATGCTTATCCGAAGGACAAGGGCCAGCAGCGCGGCGGGATTCACGTGGACTCGGCAGTGGCGATATCGGGAGCGGCGGCGAATCCGAATATGGGGTACAACACGAATCCGGCGCTGGCGTTTCTGATGACGCTGTTTAACGTGCGGCTGGGGTGGTGGATTTCGAATCCGCGCAGGAAGGATATGTGGGCGGCGGGCAAAGGCCGGGCGACGCCTAAGTTCGCATTGCTGAGCCTGTTTCAGGAGTTGTTCGGGGCTGTGGGGGACGATGCGGCTTATGTGAACCTGAGCGACGGCGGCCACTTTGAAAATATGGGTCTGTATGAACTGGTGCGGCGGCGCTGCCGGTTCATCGTGGTGTGTGACGCGGAGGAAGATGCCGATATGTCCTTCGGTGGCATGGGCATGGCGATCACCAAGTGCCGCGCGGATTTTGGAGCGGAGATTGATCTGGATTTAAGGCCTCTGCGGATCGATCCTGAAACCGGGTATAGCAAGACGCATTGCGTGGTGGGGACGATTCGGTATCCTCCGCCGTGGGCTTCGGTGGTAGATACCCCGGATAAGAGAACGGGCTGCGGATGCCTGGACGATGATGAGACTGATCTCTTTACAGGGGTGATCGTGTATATGAAGTCTTCGCTGGTGGGGGATGAGCCGCCGGATCTGCTGGCGTATCAACTGAAGTCGCCTACGTTTCCGCAGGATTCGACGGCGAACCAGTGGTTCACGGAGTCGAAGTTCGAGGCTTATCGCAGGCTAGGTCATCATGTGGCGATGACGACGATCAAGCCGGCGCTGCCGCCAACCGAGACTGAGGTTGGCGATCGGGCGCAGATTGAGACGCTGTTTGAGCGGATGTATGCGATCTGGTATCCGCGGACGCCGGAGATGGAGAAGTATCTTGGCGATCACATGAAGCTGTATGAGGCGATTTTGAAGGAGCTTCGCGAGCGTAAGGAGCTGGTGGGGCTGGAGGCTGCGCTGACTGATCCGAGGCCGGTGACGGAAGCTGCGCTGGTGGGGTGGATTGCGCCCGGCGTCGATCTGCAGAGCAGGCTATATCCGGGGCAGTTTGCGAGTTCACTGTTGGACTTTATGTATACCGTGTACACGGATCTGTTGCTGGCGTTTCCGGATAACCGAGTTTCGCCGCATGCGGAGTGGTGGATCTGCCTCTTCCGGCGATGGTGCCGGGTGACGCTGGTGCGGGATGCGTGGACCCGCCATGCGCCGATGTATTCGGTGGAATTCCGGCTGTTTGCGCGGCGGGAGCTTGGGTTGCCGCCGGTGGCTGGGGTGATTGAGTAG